One window of Polynucleobacter sp. HIN5 genomic DNA carries:
- a CDS encoding YhbY family RNA-binding protein: MTTLSLTPAQRKAHRAQAHALNPVVMIGNEGLTVAVRKEIDRALSSHGLIKIRVLGDDRDARIAMYESICDDLNAAPIQHIGKLLVVWRPVASKPEKVVPTKKVARAYQTARSNQRGSGSRAGFKKATVANTSKPKRRKTRLASPKKAALG, translated from the coding sequence ATGACTACTCTCTCTCTGACACCAGCGCAACGCAAGGCGCACCGCGCGCAAGCCCATGCTCTTAACCCCGTCGTCATGATCGGTAACGAAGGACTCACTGTTGCCGTTCGCAAAGAAATTGATCGTGCCCTGTCGAGCCATGGCCTGATTAAGATCCGCGTACTGGGTGACGATCGCGATGCCCGCATTGCGATGTATGAATCGATTTGCGATGACCTGAATGCTGCCCCGATTCAGCACATTGGCAAACTGCTCGTGGTGTGGCGCCCTGTCGCATCAAAGCCTGAGAAAGTAGTTCCCACTAAAAAAGTGGCACGCGCCTATCAAACCGCCCGCAGCAATCAACGTGGCAGTGGCTCGCGTGCAGGCTTTAAAAAGGCAACCGTGGCTAACACCAGCAAACCAAAGCGCCGCAAGACTCGCTTAGCGAGTCCCAAAAAAGCGGCTTTGGGTTAG
- a CDS encoding DUF4149 domain-containing protein, with the protein MTQAGTGQHQIAQRLFLFISSLWVGSLITVGYLVAPTLFATLTDRQVAGMVAGAIFQVEAYVSLVLCVGLLVLANLLVSRGLQAYRAIRWILLTMLVCAALGSFVLMPWMENLREDALLQGMPVMYSPSASLFATLHGISSSVFLVQSLLGIYLVWRLTQSRFFGTR; encoded by the coding sequence ATGACTCAGGCTGGTACTGGGCAGCACCAAATTGCGCAACGCCTTTTTCTCTTCATCAGTAGTCTTTGGGTTGGTAGCCTAATTACCGTAGGCTATTTAGTTGCGCCGACGCTTTTTGCAACCCTCACCGACCGTCAGGTGGCCGGTATGGTGGCTGGCGCGATTTTTCAGGTGGAAGCCTATGTAAGTCTCGTGCTCTGTGTGGGGCTACTGGTCTTAGCAAACCTCTTGGTAAGTCGTGGATTACAAGCCTATCGTGCGATTCGATGGATTTTACTCACCATGCTTGTATGTGCGGCGCTTGGCAGTTTCGTGCTCATGCCCTGGATGGAGAACTTACGCGAGGATGCCTTGTTGCAAGGTATGCCAGTAATGTATTCACCATCGGCGAGTTTGTTTGCTACCTTGCACGGTATCTCAAGCAGTGTTTTTTTGGTACAAAGCCTCTTGGGTATTTACTTGGTTTGGCGACTAACCCAAAGCCGCTTTTTTGGGACTCGCTAA
- the carA gene encoding glutamine-hydrolyzing carbamoyl-phosphate synthase small subunit has protein sequence MLPSFPPAVLALADGSIFSGQSIGAPGETSGEVVFNTALTGYQEIITDPSYARQLVTLTYPHIGNVGVNAQDAESAQIYAAGLIIKDLSARVSNFRAEDSLDHYLRAAKVPGISGIDTRKLTRLLRDRGAQSGAIVAGKIGDDVDALAKRALSLAKAFPGMAGLDLAQVVTTNTAYEWQEGEWQLHGENGKPAFRIMKNPSKRVVAYDFGVKRNILRMLAERGCALTVVPAKTPVAEVLALKPDGVFLSNGPGDPEPCDYAISAAQTIISKNIPTFGICLGHQIMGLAAGAKTLKMKFGHHGANHPVKDLDSGRVAITSQNHGFAVDAKTLPDELRVTHISLFDGSLQGLAWKDKPAFCFQGHPEASPGPHDIAYLFDRFMHLMNAAGQGAR, from the coding sequence TTGCTTCCTTCCTTTCCCCCCGCTGTTTTAGCTCTTGCTGATGGATCTATTTTCTCTGGTCAAAGTATCGGCGCTCCTGGTGAGACCAGCGGTGAAGTCGTTTTTAATACCGCATTAACGGGTTATCAAGAAATCATTACGGATCCGAGTTACGCACGCCAGCTTGTCACCTTAACCTATCCGCACATTGGCAATGTGGGTGTCAATGCCCAAGACGCGGAGTCAGCACAAATCTACGCTGCCGGCCTCATCATTAAAGATTTATCCGCACGCGTCTCAAACTTTCGAGCCGAAGACAGTCTCGATCATTATCTGCGCGCTGCCAAAGTTCCTGGTATCAGTGGCATTGATACTCGCAAGCTCACGCGTCTGTTACGTGATCGCGGTGCTCAATCAGGCGCGATTGTGGCTGGAAAGATTGGCGATGATGTGGATGCGCTTGCCAAGCGTGCTTTAAGCCTAGCCAAGGCATTTCCGGGAATGGCGGGCCTGGATCTCGCGCAAGTGGTTACCACCAATACTGCCTATGAGTGGCAAGAGGGTGAGTGGCAGTTGCATGGTGAGAATGGCAAGCCCGCATTCAGAATCATGAAGAACCCAAGTAAGCGGGTTGTGGCCTATGACTTTGGTGTCAAACGCAATATTTTGCGCATGCTGGCCGAGCGCGGTTGTGCATTGACGGTTGTACCCGCCAAAACTCCGGTGGCTGAAGTATTGGCATTAAAGCCCGATGGCGTATTTTTATCCAATGGCCCTGGCGACCCCGAGCCCTGTGATTATGCGATTAGTGCAGCGCAAACCATTATTAGTAAAAATATTCCAACGTTTGGTATTTGCTTGGGTCATCAGATCATGGGCTTGGCTGCGGGTGCGAAGACCTTGAAGATGAAGTTTGGGCACCATGGTGCAAACCATCCTGTAAAAGATTTAGACAGTGGTCGGGTAGCGATCACCTCACAGAACCATGGCTTTGCAGTTGATGCCAAGACCTTGCCGGATGAGTTGCGAGTGACACATATTTCCTTATTTGATGGATCCTTGCAGGGTCTCGCCTGGAAAGATAAGCCAGCCTTCTGTTTTCAGGGGCACCCAGAAGCCTCCCCAGGCCCTCATGACATTGCCTATTTATTTGATCGCTTCATGCACCTCATGAATGCCGCTGGCCAAGGAGCTCGCTAA
- the greA gene encoding transcription elongation factor GreA, which translates to MSTNTIPITKHGAELLKEELTRLKHVDRPAVINAISEARAQGDLSENAEYDAAKEKQAFIEGRIKELETKLSAAQIIDPALLEAEGRVVFGATVELEDLDDGKNMIYQIVGDDEADIAANKISISSPIARALIGKEEGDVVTVQAPAGAREVEILSVRYI; encoded by the coding sequence ATGAGTACAAATACCATTCCCATTACCAAGCATGGCGCTGAGCTCTTGAAAGAAGAGCTCACGCGCTTAAAGCATGTCGATCGTCCTGCTGTGATTAATGCAATCTCTGAAGCACGCGCCCAAGGTGATCTTTCTGAGAATGCCGAGTACGATGCCGCTAAAGAGAAGCAGGCGTTTATTGAAGGCCGCATCAAAGAGCTTGAAACGAAATTATCGGCTGCACAAATTATTGACCCTGCATTGCTCGAAGCAGAGGGTCGTGTCGTCTTTGGGGCCACCGTTGAGCTTGAAGATCTCGATGACGGCAAAAATATGATTTACCAAATCGTGGGCGATGATGAAGCCGATATCGCTGCCAATAAGATTTCGATTAGCTCCCCCATTGCTCGCGCCTTAATTGGCAAAGAGGAGGGCGATGTGGTGACCGTTCAAGCCCCCGCAGGCGCTCGAGAGGTTGAGATCCTCTCGGTTCGTTACATCTAA
- the carB gene encoding carbamoyl-phosphate synthase large subunit: MPKRTDIQSILIIGAGPIVIGQACEFDYSGAQACKALREEGYRVILVNSNPATIMTDPEMADVTYIEPITWEVVERIIATERPDAILPTMGGQTALNCALDLHRHGVLKKYNCELIGASPEAIDKAEDRQKFKDAMTKIGLGSAKSGIAHSMEEAIAVQQRIQAETGSSGFPVVIRPSFTMGGSGGGIAYNREEFEEICKRGLDLSPTRELLIEESLLGWKEFEMEVVRDRADNCIIVCSIENLDPMGVHTGDSITVAPAQTLTDKEYQIMRNASIAVLREIGVDTGGSNVQFSINPVDGRMIVIEMNPRVSRSSALASKATGFPIAKVAAKLAVGYTLDELQNDITGGATPASFEPSIDYVVTKIPRFAFEKFREADPRLTTQMKSVGEVMAIGRTFQESFQKALRGLEVGVDGLDEKSTDLEDIIAEIGEPGPDRIWYVADAFRMGLGIDEVFEETKIDPWFLEQIEELVEIENAVKEHTLASLSAAEMRFLKQKGFSDRRLAKLLKTDATAVRQARHQHGVFPVYKRVDTCAAEFATNTAYMYSTYEAEHGECESQPTQREKIMVLGGGPNRIGQGIEFDYCCVHAALAMRDDGYETIMVNCNPETVSTDYDTSDRLYFEPLTLEDVLEIVAKEKPKGVIVQYGGQTPLKLALDLEANGVPIIGTSPDMIDAAEDRERFQKLLHELKLRQPPNRTARAEDEALKLAEEIGYPLVVRPSYVLGGRAMEIVHDGRDLERYMREAVKVSNDSPVLLDRFLNDAIECDVDCISDGTRVFIGGVMEHIEQAGVHSGDSACSLPPYSLSKETVAELKRQTAAMAKGLNVVGLMNVQFAIQQSDGKDTIFVLEVNPRASRTVPYVSKATGLQLAKIAARCMVGQSLDQQGITEEVIPPYYSVKEAVFPFNKFPGIDPILGPEMRSTGEVMGVGKTFGEALFKSQLAAGIKLPKSGNVVLTVKDGDKPLAVVVAKLLHEMGFPMVATKGTAAAIAAANIPVSVVNKVKEGRPHIVDMIKNGEITLVFTTVDETRNAIADSRSIRTTAQANGVTYYTTISAARAVMEGMRAKDLLEVYSLQNLHISLS; encoded by the coding sequence ATGCCAAAGCGTACCGACATTCAGAGTATTTTGATTATTGGCGCTGGCCCCATTGTGATTGGACAGGCTTGCGAGTTTGATTACTCAGGTGCGCAAGCATGTAAAGCCTTGCGCGAAGAGGGCTATCGCGTCATTCTGGTGAACAGTAATCCAGCAACGATCATGACCGATCCAGAGATGGCCGATGTGACCTACATCGAACCGATCACTTGGGAAGTGGTAGAGCGCATCATTGCTACCGAGAGGCCCGATGCAATTTTGCCCACCATGGGTGGCCAGACTGCGCTGAACTGCGCTCTTGATTTGCATCGCCATGGCGTTCTCAAAAAATACAATTGCGAGCTCATTGGTGCATCCCCGGAAGCGATTGACAAAGCTGAGGATCGTCAGAAGTTTAAAGACGCGATGACCAAAATTGGTTTGGGCTCGGCAAAGTCTGGGATTGCGCATTCGATGGAAGAAGCGATTGCCGTACAGCAACGCATTCAAGCGGAGACCGGTAGCTCAGGATTTCCGGTGGTGATTCGGCCTTCGTTCACGATGGGTGGATCGGGCGGCGGTATTGCCTACAACCGCGAAGAGTTTGAAGAGATTTGCAAACGCGGCCTGGATCTATCGCCAACGCGTGAGCTATTAATTGAGGAGTCGCTCTTAGGTTGGAAAGAGTTTGAGATGGAGGTGGTGCGTGATCGTGCCGATAACTGCATCATCGTTTGCTCGATTGAGAACTTAGACCCAATGGGCGTGCATACCGGGGATTCGATCACGGTGGCTCCTGCACAAACACTCACCGATAAAGAGTATCAAATCATGCGGAACGCCTCGATCGCGGTCTTGCGTGAGATTGGCGTAGATACCGGTGGCTCGAATGTGCAGTTCTCGATTAATCCAGTTGATGGCCGCATGATCGTGATTGAAATGAACCCGCGCGTCTCACGCTCATCTGCTCTTGCATCCAAAGCTACTGGCTTTCCGATTGCCAAGGTCGCTGCCAAATTAGCGGTGGGCTATACCTTAGATGAGTTGCAAAACGATATTACGGGTGGTGCTACGCCGGCATCGTTTGAGCCCAGTATTGACTACGTCGTCACCAAGATTCCACGCTTTGCCTTTGAGAAGTTCCGTGAAGCAGATCCACGCTTAACCACCCAAATGAAATCCGTGGGTGAGGTGATGGCGATTGGCCGCACCTTCCAAGAGTCATTCCAAAAAGCCTTGCGCGGCCTTGAAGTGGGCGTTGATGGTCTGGATGAGAAATCCACCGACCTCGAGGACATCATTGCTGAGATTGGTGAGCCGGGACCGGATCGGATTTGGTATGTGGCCGATGCCTTCCGCATGGGTCTGGGGATTGATGAGGTATTCGAAGAGACCAAAATTGATCCATGGTTCCTCGAGCAAATTGAAGAACTGGTTGAGATTGAGAATGCAGTTAAAGAGCACACCTTGGCAAGTCTTAGCGCTGCGGAGATGCGGTTTTTAAAGCAAAAAGGATTTTCAGATCGGCGTCTCGCCAAATTACTGAAGACCGATGCGACGGCAGTGCGTCAAGCGCGTCATCAGCATGGGGTATTCCCAGTCTACAAGCGGGTCGATACCTGCGCGGCTGAGTTTGCAACCAATACGGCTTACATGTACTCGACTTACGAAGCAGAGCATGGCGAGTGCGAGTCACAGCCCACACAGCGTGAGAAGATCATGGTGCTTGGTGGTGGACCCAACCGGATTGGCCAGGGCATCGAGTTTGATTATTGCTGCGTGCATGCGGCACTTGCAATGCGCGACGATGGTTACGAAACCATCATGGTGAACTGCAACCCCGAGACTGTGTCGACCGACTACGATACTTCGGATCGTCTGTACTTTGAGCCCTTGACCTTAGAGGACGTACTGGAGATCGTCGCCAAGGAGAAGCCCAAGGGCGTGATTGTTCAGTATGGTGGACAAACGCCACTGAAGCTCGCCCTTGATCTTGAGGCCAATGGCGTACCGATTATTGGCACTTCGCCTGACATGATTGATGCTGCTGAGGATCGGGAGCGCTTCCAAAAACTCCTGCATGAACTCAAATTACGTCAACCGCCTAATCGAACCGCCCGTGCTGAAGATGAAGCACTCAAGCTGGCCGAAGAGATCGGTTATCCCTTAGTCGTTCGTCCCTCTTATGTGTTGGGTGGTCGAGCAATGGAGATCGTGCATGATGGACGTGATCTTGAGCGGTATATGCGCGAGGCTGTCAAGGTATCGAATGACTCACCTGTATTGTTAGATCGCTTCTTAAATGATGCGATTGAGTGTGATGTGGATTGTATTTCCGATGGAACTCGCGTGTTCATTGGTGGCGTGATGGAACACATCGAACAAGCGGGTGTTCATTCCGGTGACTCGGCCTGCTCATTGCCGCCATACTCCTTATCGAAAGAGACCGTTGCTGAGCTCAAGCGCCAGACTGCGGCGATGGCCAAGGGTCTGAATGTGGTTGGTTTAATGAACGTGCAATTTGCCATTCAGCAAAGCGACGGCAAAGACACCATCTTTGTTCTCGAGGTCAATCCTCGTGCATCACGCACAGTGCCCTATGTATCAAAAGCAACTGGCTTGCAACTCGCGAAGATTGCCGCGCGCTGCATGGTCGGTCAAAGTCTTGATCAGCAGGGCATTACGGAGGAAGTGATTCCTCCGTACTACTCGGTTAAAGAGGCGGTATTCCCATTTAATAAGTTCCCAGGCATTGATCCAATCTTAGGCCCTGAGATGCGTTCCACCGGTGAGGTGATGGGTGTTGGTAAAACCTTCGGGGAAGCCTTATTCAAATCGCAATTAGCAGCGGGGATCAAATTACCCAAGAGCGGTAATGTAGTGTTGACCGTGAAAGATGGCGATAAGCCACTCGCTGTCGTGGTGGCCAAGCTCTTGCACGAGATGGGCTTTCCGATGGTTGCTACTAAAGGCACTGCTGCAGCCATTGCCGCAGCGAATATTCCGGTATCGGTGGTGAACAAAGTGAAAGAAGGCCGTCCGCATATTGTGGATATGATTAAAAACGGTGAGATCACCTTAGTGTTTACAACCGTGGATGAAACCCGTAACGCGATTGCAGACTCTCGCTCGATTCGAACCACGGCGCAGGCGAATGGTGTGACTTACTACACTACGATCAGTGCGGCACGCGCCGTAATGGAAGGGATGCGGGCGAAGGACTTGCTCGAGGTCTATTCCTTACAGAATTTACACATTTCGCTTAGCTAG
- a CDS encoding RlmE family RNA methyltransferase, whose amino-acid sequence MAKNKFNKNWLHDHVNDPYVKLAQKEGYRARAAYKLSEIDEQDHLIKAGMTVVDLGSAPGSWSQYIRNRLVQLRKHSTPETAGKPDGCIIAIDLLPMEPVADVTFIQGDFREEEGLRALEAALPPEANGKVDLVLSDMAPNLSGVGVADAARMANLAELALEFAKEHLKPDGALLIKCFHGSGYSQIVEAFKGVFKTVSPRKPKASRDKSSETFLLGRYLK is encoded by the coding sequence GTGGCAAAGAACAAGTTCAATAAAAATTGGTTGCACGATCATGTCAATGATCCGTACGTTAAGCTCGCGCAGAAAGAGGGTTATCGTGCGCGGGCGGCCTATAAACTCTCTGAGATCGACGAACAAGATCATCTGATTAAGGCTGGGATGACCGTCGTTGACTTGGGTAGCGCCCCAGGTAGCTGGAGTCAGTACATTCGTAATCGCTTAGTGCAGCTTCGTAAACACTCCACACCCGAGACAGCGGGCAAGCCCGATGGTTGCATCATCGCAATTGATCTCTTGCCGATGGAGCCCGTAGCCGATGTCACCTTTATTCAAGGAGATTTTCGGGAGGAGGAAGGCTTGCGTGCACTTGAAGCTGCCTTACCCCCAGAGGCAAATGGCAAAGTTGATTTGGTGCTCTCTGATATGGCGCCCAACCTCTCTGGTGTCGGTGTAGCCGATGCAGCGCGGATGGCCAATCTCGCGGAGCTCGCTTTGGAGTTTGCCAAAGAGCATCTCAAGCCCGATGGGGCACTATTGATTAAGTGCTTTCATGGGAGTGGCTATAGCCAAATAGTTGAGGCCTTTAAGGGGGTATTTAAGACCGTTTCCCCCCGTAAACCCAAGGCTTCACGGGATAAATCCTCGGAAACCTTTCTGCTAGGGCGCTATTTGAAGTAG